The DNA sequence ATTCATCTCAGGGGTATTGTCATCAATGTATTTGGAATGACAGAATATGATAAAGGCATAATACCAATTTATTGGCTTTTTATAACGTACATTATTACCCCAGGCCTATCACATGAGGAGTCAGAACGGGAACCATTTAAAAGCCCAACATTATTTTAGTCTTTACATGTCCTTTACATCTCCAAAGCCATGAGTCATGTGTCAAACATGTAGGCAGGCTGGCATGCAGGATATATGGGAACAGGAAAGGACAACATACAATTGTGAGGAACATACAGGAGAGAGTTATGGAGGAGCCAAGGTGGGGGCCTCTGGTGGGCAGAGGAGTCGGCTATCTCAGAGTAGCTGCGGTGGACCTGGAGGCTGGTATGCAGCCGGTGTCTGGTAGGACTAGGAGGCAAGGCCAGTGGGGGGTAAGAGGGGGGACCAGAAGGGGAGAGGCAAGGGATGAAGCGGTCTGGTGAGGGGTGTTGGAAGGAAGGAGAGCCTGTGGGGGCAGGGGGACATGCATCAAGCATACTGTATTTCCTTAACCTCCCAAACCAGCCTGATCTGGCAAGCTCACATTAGGTTTCACTGCAAGTGAAGTGAAACCAGTGTGAGCACAGTGGTCAATCTGGTTtaattgacatttgagtcatttagcagaccctcttatccagaccgacttacaggagcagttggggttaattgccttgctcaagggcagatcaaaatatattttttttgtcacgtagtcagctcagggattcgaaccagtgacctttcggttactggcccaacgctcttaactgctagttTACCTGCTGATTTTTACTAGGCCATACTAGTGACAAACTTAGCTATGTTTGACAGTACACAGAAAATCTAGCTCTCTTGTTTTTCCAGCCAGAAAGAAATGTCCCCAAAAATGTCAGAAACGGAGGGAGAAGCAACTTTCTTACCTCATCTGATCCGCCTTGTTGTTTCTGCTTTGAAGCGGTCAAAATGGCACTCGATCCACTCTCCTTCCAGTCATCTACCAGGGCACTGAGGCAAATGGAGGATTTGCTCTGTGACCTTTCATTGAAGTAAAAAAAACAAGTTCCCACCCATAAAGCCCTAAACCATTAATATATCTACTTGTAGATCATGTGTAAATGGCAGTTTACAGAAAAACATTTGGTGATTGGACGGTGGTGTTATTATGGCTTTAAACCATTGTTTAACTATTATTACGAAATTAGAATGCTCCGGCTGGAAAGGGTATTTGGTATTTGGCCATGATTACGACAagtttagattggtaaattaatCCAAAAATTGTTCGCTGGTGTGGGTAATTtagtgactgacataagagaaaTTGCTGATGCATTACCAAATTTCgaacttgcaccttgtgtattctactattcgaAACAGTAAGTTGAGGCCCCGAACTGAGTTCCTAAAAACAACCTAGCGGCCTGGGGCCCTAAGCGACCTCTTATGCCTGCAGCCTGCCGTGCACACACAGTCAGCCTTGTTGTTCTAGTAGGTTTGTGTAATCCTCAACCAGATCTTTGCTAATGCTAACTCCTATGGCTTTTTCTACAGTTTTGCTAATGCAAGgtcctgttctcctctgttgCAGGTTAGCGCTGTACGTATATGAGTACCTGCTGCATGTAGGAGCACAGAAGTCTGCACAGACCTTCTTGTCAGAGGTAAGACGCACACCTTTCTGTCCGATGTCGTCCTACCTCTAGCCTGGTGGTCGCCAACTTTGGTCCTTCCCAATAAGTAAGGGACTAGAGTGAGAAAGGAGAAAGGTGGAGAATGACTGAAAGGAAAAGAGGGAGACACTGAGGTAGAGAGATGTGGACAGGTAGCGGTAGCCTAGATGGTGgtagagggagaccgagagagcgaAGGGGAAGGACGGCGTTGACAAAGGGGTAGAACGAGGTGTGACAGGGCATTGACTGAGAGGTAGGGAAAGAAGGAGCGTAAGGGAGAGTGCGGTCGCGAAGAGGGACAGCGTTGACTGGCTGAGACAGACTGATTATGTGTTCTTAACCTCTaggccaggggtgtcaaactcattccacggagggccaagtgtctgcgggtttttgttttttcctttcaattaagacttagacaaccaggtgaggggagttctttactaatcagtgaccttaattcatcaatcaagtacaaaggGAGTGAACCTGCAGACGCTCAGCCCTCAGTGGAATGAGTTTAGAACTAGACATcatgttgctctctctctttcagataCGATGGGAAAAGAATATTACGTTAGGGGAGCCTCCTGGATTCCTGCACTCGTGGTGGTGGTGAGTATCTCGGCCCCTTGCGTGCACATCTTGTGTTCCCGCGTTTGTATTCCATTAGAATATCACCACTCCGTACCATTtacgcgtgtgtgcgtgcgtgtggtgAATaacatatgtactgtacatagatGTAGTAAAGGAGGCAGTGACACACGTTCTAACAAAGTTGCCATTTATCGACTGTAAACAGGCCCACAATGTGCTTACTTAAGTCCCATTTGGATATATGTTAGCCGTTTTCTCCAAGTAACGTTtagaagtgactgctaaatgctaactgcTGTTCGTATAAGCtggttagcatagctagcatacagaaattGCTGGTGGTCAGTTGTTTTTAACTATATAATGCGATTGATTTGTAATAGAGGTTGGTCGAATATGATTttaataccgattattggaggaccgtaaaaagccgataccgattaatcggccgttaaaaagaaaaatatatatatatattttttttaaacatttattattattattattatgtttgtaataatgacaattacaacaatactgaatgaacacttattttaacttaatataatacatcaataaaaatctatttagccgcaaataaataatgaaacatgtttaatttggtttaaataatgcgaaAACGGTGTTGGaggagaaagtaaaagtgcaatatgtgctatgtaaaaaagctaacgtttaagttccttgctgagaacatatgaaagctggtggttccttttaacatgagacttcaatattccaaggtaaggttttaggttgtagttaatatagtatttataggactatttctctctataccatttgtatttcacatacctttgactattggatgttcttataagcactttagtattgccagtgtaacagtatagcttccgtccctctcctccccactgcctgggctcgaaccaggaacacatcgacaacagccaccctcgaagcatcgttacccatcgctccacaaaatccgcggcccttgcagatcaaggggaacaaccactccaagtctcagagcgagtgacgtcaccgattgaaacgctattagtgcgcaccccgctaactagctagccatttcacatcggttacaccaacctaatctcaggagttgatgggcttgaagtcataaacagctcaatgcttgaagcattgcgaagagctgctggcaaaacgcgcaaaagtgctgtttgaatgaatgtttactagcctgctggtgcctaccatcgctcagtcagactgctctatcaaatcatagacttaattataacataataacacacagaaatacgagccttaggtaattaatatggtcgaatccagaaactatcatctcgaaaagacgtttattctttcagtgaaataccgttccgtattttatctaacgggtggcatccctaagtctaaatattgctgttacattgtacaaccttcaaagttatgtcataattacgtaaaattctggcaaattagttcgcaacgagccaggtggcccaaactgttgcatataccctgactcttcgtgcaatgaacgcaagagaagtgacacaatttcacctagttaatattgcctgctaacctggatttcttttagctaaatatgcatgtttaaaaatatacttctgtgtattgattttaagaaaggcattggtgtttatggttaggtacagtcgtgtaacgattgtgcttttttcgcaactgcacttttgttaaatcatcccccgtttggcgacgttggctgtctttgttaggaagaaatagtcttcaaacagttcaacgagccaggcggcccaaactgctgcattaTAGCCTGACtctgcaagagaagtgacacaatttacccAGTTAAAAGAAATTcttgttagcaggcaatattaactaaatatgcaggtttaaaaatatatacttgtgtattgattttaagaaaggcattgatgtttatggttaggtacgcGTGGGAGCAACGgcagtcctttttcacgaatgcgcaacgcatcgattatatgcaacgcaggacacgctagataaactagtaatatcatcaaccatgtatagttaactagtgattatgattgattgttttttataagatacgtttaatgctagctagcaacttaccttggcttcttactgcattcgtgtaacaggcaggctcctcgtggagtgcaatgagaggcaggtggttcaagcgttggactagttaactagtAAGGTTggagattgaatcccccgagctgacaaggtaaaaatctgtcgttctgccacagaacaaggcagttaacccactgttcctaggccgtcattgaaaataagaatgtgttcttaactgacttgcccagttaaataaaggtgtgtaaaatatatatatttttttacatctgccaaatcggtgtccaaaaatagtGATTTACGTTTGTTAGGgaaattagggccgatttcaagttaatCGGCCGTTCCGATTAATCAGCCGACCTCTAATTGTAATGATGATATGAACACgtgttggggttgacatccatacaagtATTATATTGAGATTTctacctcaacatagtgtgaaatacacatgtCAACAATAGCCTAAATGTCGGCTGATTTTGCTGGGGGGCAATGAGAAGAGTCGGGATCTTTCCCCCACGGTCCTTCATGCGTCTCCATGGCAATTCAATTGCTTTGGTGGAGTTTGCTTGACCTCTTTATCGCCTCGATTGGCTCATCAGGTGCTCCCTGACATGAACCCTCTTCCTCTATTTCCTGTTGCAGTGTATTCTGGGATTTGTATTGCGCtgcgccggacagacgggagaactGCGAACACTCCAGCGAGGCCAAGGCCTTCCATGATTACGTGAGTGACCGGCCCAAGTGTGTGTGTCTTCGTCCCGCCtcttcccgtgtgtgtgtgtggctatcgTCAGTGTGTGGAGATAATGGAATGGAGGTCTTAATCCAGTAAGCCCAGCACTGGGCCGGGGTTAAGCCAGGGATTTgtgggtgggtttgtgtgtgttgcaGCCCTGGCATCTGGCCCAGAGCAAGGGGGGCATTCACATCCTCGGTGCCAGAGAGAGCTGGTTAACCGTGTGCATGCTTTGTGTGCTCTGTTTTGTCTGCCGTGGCTGGCAACTGTTTGAGTGAAGTGCCAGTTTGCCAGTCTCGAGGACCAGATGGTCAAACACACAAGGTGTGTGTCTATATCCATGTAGAGCATTCTGGCAGGGGGgggtgtgcgtctgtgtgtgtgtggcctcagaCTTTCTAAGTCCATAGAAAACAAATGATTTAGTTCTCCTGTAACTCTCTTtgccttcttccctctctcatttTGCCCCCTTTACACTCTCATCTCTTTTTTTTGTGGGAGGGGGCGGGGATTtaccactcttctctcccccttttttctttcgctctccctctctccatcttccagTGTTTGTCTTACCATTGAAAAGGTCAATGTGTTGAGCACCATTGATCTGTccattttctctgtgtgtgtgtgtgggctggatAGATCAATTCCATTCAGTATCGGTGAGCCACATACCACATCGCCCAATCAAATCATCAATTTTGATTTGTTGATTAATTATTCATGGTGGTGGATTCCTATAGGCTGAGCCAGACGTTAACCTTCCCCTGTGGTGCTTCCTGTCACTGTGTGTTGACATTTATTTCTGTTTGTGTGGGTGAGTGATAGTCCACCATGTAGCTTTATTGATGTACAGTTATTTGTCATTGATATTTAGGATTTgtctgtgttttgtctatgtCAAGCATGATGCCAGTAGCCTGGTTAATGGTATTTCTATACGAACCTTTCCCTCTGGTATGATAGGTGGAGTTTTCACCATATTGCCTATATCTATCCAATTATTTCATATCCACACAAGTGGTTAGGGCCTGGCTAGAGGTTGTTACTGAAAACccgtcactctgtctctctctcggtctctttctcctacctccctcttctccccctctctctgagaGGGGGATGCTAGAGGCACGGGGAGCAAAGGACCAGTCTCCATAGCAACAGCTTCGACTAGCTACTgcaagagatgagagagggggagtgagcaAAAGGAAGTGAGAGCGACGGGGAAGAGAGGTTAGGGCCGGGGGAGGGGAGGTGAAGTTAGGGCCGGGGGAGGGGAGGTGAAGTTAGGGCCGGGGAGGTGAAGTTAGGGCCGGGGAGGTGAAGTTAGGGCCGGGGGAGGTGAAGTTAGGGCCGGGGGAGGTGAAGTTAGGGCCGGGGGAGGTGAAGTTAGGGCCGGGGGAGGTGAAGTTAGGGCCGGGGAGGTGAAGTTAGGGCCGGGGGGGTGAAGTTAGGGCCGGGGGAGGTGAAgttaggggaggggaggtgaaGTTAGGGCCGGGGGAGGTGAAGTTGGGGGGGGAGGTGAAGTtaggggaggggggaggtgaagttagggggaggggaggtgaaGTTAGGGGCCGGGGGAGGTGAAGTTAGGGCCGGGGAAGAGAGGTTAGGGCCGGGGAAGAGAGGTTAGGGCCGGGGGAAGAGAGGTTAGGGCCGGGGGAAGAGAGGTTAGGGCCGGGGGAAGGGGTTAGGGCCGGGGGAAGAGAGGTTAGGGCCGGGGGAAGAGAGGTTAGGGCCGGGGGGAAGAGAGGTTAGGGCCGGGGAAGAGAGGTTAGGGCCGGGGAAGAGAGGTTAGGGCCGGGGAAGAGAGGTTAGGGccgggggagggggaagagaggttaGGGCCGGGGGAAGAGAGGTTAGGgccgggggagggggagaggttagggccgggggaggggagagaagttAGGGCCgggggaggagaggttagggccggggaggagaggttagggccgggggaggagaggttagggccgggggaggagaggttagggccgGGGGAGGTGAGGTTAGGGCCgtgggaggggagggtgagggccgtggggggagaggaggagtgcaGATGTTTGGAGAGGGTTAAGGGGAATGAGCTGGGGAAAGGGAGCAAGATGGAGGGAAGACCCTATGTTGTCCCCAGGGGCAGAATTAGCATAAATGTATAAAGACAAGGTGTGTGTCAGTTTAACATAAAGTGGAAAGGGCAGGGTTTAGGATGGTCTGTGTGACTCTGTGCTTCATcttttaacgtgtgtgtgtgtgtgtgttgcagagtGCGGCAGCAGCCCCCAGTCCTGTGATGGGGAATATGCCTCCTAATGATGGTATGCCAGGAGGACCCATGCCGCCTGGATTCTTCCAGGTAATacacctcttcatccctctcttttgcTACCTCCCTCGCCCCTCACTTTACGCATGGTaaaactccctccctccactccaccAATCATCTTCATCATCCATTACTTTATTCCCTCTCTTCCTAGATCTCCTCACACTTCTTTttcacatccctctctttctctccaccccctctttctctccacctccaataatccctctctcctctcatatatagatcacacacacacacacacacacacacacacacacacacacaaagccagaCAGCGTGATGGACAGCCCTGGCATTTGGCAGCGGCGATGATAAGGTGGAACGGAGAGAGATGGGCCTcaatgtgtttgtttctgtggctATCACTTCATTGTCTGtcgagagtggaagagagaactggagagagctgaaatgaaagaatgggagggaggaagtCGGTGAAAGTGGGAGATGGCAAGAGAATAGTGAGGGAGCgagaaaagaggagaggcacGGAAGTGCTATTTATAACACAAGTGAGGGAAGAGGGTGTCTGTGCTTGTTGTCCTTTTTGTACAAGTGGCCTTATCATTAGCAAGAGCTGCTTGCTGCAATTATGCCTGTGTTGCTATTATCATGTGTGTGCTTGGTGTTTGTTcgctaataataataaaaaattaaagaCCCACACAATTCACAAAACAAACCTGAAGCCATTCATGCACATTCAAGCAGTTCCTCAGTCTTGTTGCATGTCCTGATGTTGAACAGTGTGGGATGGATGGTGACCAAACATGCTGTAGGCTCCTCTGATCCACTGTTGTTCTGAGCTGTGTTTTATAGTCGTGTCAACATTGCCCTCTAGTGGTGAAGACACCCTCTTACCATGGATTAGGAAAAATGCCCTCTCCCACTCTGTTCTGATTGGCTACTGCCTAGCTTCTCTTCCACATCCCTGATTGGCTTGCTCCTGCAGCTGTAGTTGTTAGCTCCTCTCTGATgtcactcttctcttctctcaggGTCCGCCAGGCTCCCAGCAGTCTCCTCACGCACAGCCCCCCCACGGCATGGGACCACACGGACAGGTAACAAACACACATAAATAATTGACTCTCCTCTGGAACTGTTCTGGGGGGGGTTGAAGCTTTAGCCTCCAGACACACTCCACCAACCCCCTCATCAATAAAACAAAAGAGGCGCCACTGTGGACCTACACACTGAGTGCACATGTACACgggacagacagaacacacacaatgCTCTACATGTACCACTACATGTAAGGCTAAAGGATGAGAGCGACGCCTGCATCCTTGAAGACAAGCTTCCTTTGTAAAATATCTCGTTAATTAGCCGGCTCATTGTTTTAGTTTTCTGTGTTTTCACTCCCTTCCTCCATTCacactctgtccatctgtctgctcAACTCCTTTTCAGTGGGAATgacaaactctctctctgtctctctcagccttTCATGTCGCCACGGTTTCCAGGTGGACCCCGCCCCTCTCTCCGAATGCCAAATCAGGTATGGGCCACACGCTCACCTATACAGCTGAACATGCACTTCCAGGTAGGTATGTGCTGGTGGTCCATACTCACTATCGCCCCTTCTATCGTCCATCTGTTTCCCTCAGCCTCCCGGGGGAATCCCTGGTTCTCAGCCTCTCCTGCCAAACAGCATGGACCCCACCAGaccacaaggtgtgtgtgtgtacattattcATGCTTGTGTTTGTGTAAGCTTGCAGTTTTTCAAGTGGCGTTCCTCTCTGAGAACGCCGGTGCCCCCAGGACCTCACAAGATCTAGGGGTCATCTGGGTGGAAGATAGGATAGTGTGGGTCTCTGAGTTTTGTCTTGAGATTACAGGTTCAGATTATAGAGTACTGTTTAACCCAACAGGGGTCCCAGTTAATGAGGTTAGAGGAGAGTTTAGTCTGTTGCCTGCCATAAACCCTGCCTTCCAGGTTCAGACTGACCATATGTGGATTAGGTGTGGAGGTGACCGTCTCATTGGATAAAAGTGTTTGCTAAGTGAATCGAATTATCCATATTAGACCATCACATAGTGTCTTTAACTaccagtgtgtgttggtgttaaGACTGTGTTCTTGTCATCTTTTCTCCTATAGGACATCCTAATATGGGCGGGCCAATGAGAATGAACGCTCCACGAGGAATGGGGCCCATGGGTCCACAGGTAAGTGTAAGcgtgtgcgcgcgcacacacacacacacacacacacacactctcgtttTGACACCGTGTATCTCTTCTCTCTATGTAGAACTACGGGGGTATGAGACCCCCTCCTAACTCCATGGGTGGTCCTATGCCTGGGATGAACATGTAAGTGTTCCCTCCATAGGGAGAAATACAGTCTATCCCATAGCACCAGCTTCATGGTTGAATATCGAAGGCCCCGACATCATGAATGTTGAACTGTTGTTCTCTTGGTTTATGGCAGTGTTTCCCTATacttagtctgtctctgtctctcaggggaCCTGGTGGTAGAGGACCGTGGCCTGGTCCCAATGCGAACTCAGTAAGTTGTTTCCTCGCTCAATTTGCCATAGATTAGATTCATTACAATGATTATTATTTAAGATGGCTTGATAATGTACAATACTGCCCTCTTGTTGCTGGAGGAAAGAACTACTGGTTAGTTGAGAATCTCTCCCGGCAGTAACtatgaccccccccctccctaacCTCTAGTTTCCCTTCTCTCATCACAGATACAATACTCCTCCTCATCTCCCGGCCACTATGTGGTGAGTAGCCAACCGTCAGTGTTTTCAATAACTTGTCACTTATAAAACTGTTCCTTAGCTGTAGAAATGGGGAAATTGTGTGCACTGTTCTTATTGACCCCTTTTGAACTGTTTCCCAGGGTCCTCCAGGAGGAGGGGGGCCGCCCGGAACTCCCATCATGCCCAGCCCAGGTGGTGCGTCTCTTAAATATGTCCCCCCAGCACCAGTACTATATTTAGACACTATGTatgttgcctctctctctctgtggactaATGTTGTACTATTGTGTTCGTCTCCCCCAGACTCCAACAACTCCAGTGAAAACATCTACACTATGATGAACCCTATAGGACCAGGAGGAAACAGACCCAACGTGAGTCACATTACACGTCGTATTCCACTGCGTGATGTCACGCAGCGTGACACCACGATACAGTATGACACAGTATGACTTTATCCCCCCGCTGATTAGATGGGGCAATAAAACCAGTCCGACGGTCCAGTTTCACTGAGACATCtttatgttctgtgtgtgtgtgtgtgtgtgtgtgtgtgtgtgtgtgtgtctctcccagtTCCCTATGGGCCCGGGGCCTGATGGACCGATGGGAACTATGGGAGCCATGGAACCTCACCACATGAACGGCTCTCTAGGTGGGTGCTATGACAGGGTTATGAAACCTGTTATTAATGCAGTCGTAAGGGTGACAAAATGTTCAGTGCATGGATGAACTGTTTtgaatctcatctctctctcatggtcTCTCAGGCTCTG is a window from the Oncorhynchus tshawytscha isolate Ot180627B linkage group LG14, Otsh_v2.0, whole genome shotgun sequence genome containing:
- the LOC112267685 gene encoding single-stranded DNA-binding protein 3 isoform X2, coding for MYAKGKGAVVPSDNQAREKLALYVYEYLLHVGAQKSAQTFLSEIRWEKNITLGEPPGFLHSWWCVFWDLYCAAPDRRENCEHSSEAKAFHDYSAAAAPSPVMGNMPPNDGMPGGPMPPGFFQGPPGSQQSPHAQPPHGMGPHGQPFMSPRFPGGPRPSLRMPNQPPGGIPGSQPLLPNSMDPTRPQGHPNMGGPMRMNAPRGMGPMGPQNYGGMRPPPNSMGGPMPGMNMGPGGRGPWPGPNANSIQYSSSSPGHYVGPPGGGGPPGTPIMPSPDSNNSSENIYTMMNPIGPGGNRPNFPMGPGPDGPMGTMGAMEPHHMNGSLGSGDMDGLPKNSPNMGGMSNPPGTPRDDGEMGGNFLNPFQSESASRTALGHAGPLVKAELPDAVCGLDRKQRHRKSLLSNPAPCLSDFLSGSGQ
- the LOC112267685 gene encoding single-stranded DNA-binding protein 3 isoform X1, whose protein sequence is MYAKGKGAVVPSDNQAREKLALYVYEYLLHVGAQKSAQTFLSEIRWEKNITLGEPPGFLHSWWCVFWDLYCAAPDRRENCEHSSEAKAFHDYSAAAAPSPVMGNMPPNDGMPGGPMPPGFFQGPPGSQQSPHAQPPHGMGPHGQPFMSPRFPGGPRPSLRMPNQPPGGIPGSQPLLPNSMDPTRPQGHPNMGGPMRMNAPRGMGPMGPQNYGGMRPPPNSMGGPMPGMNMGPGGRGPWPGPNANSIQYSSSSPGHYVGPPGGGGPPGTPIMPSPGDSNNSSENIYTMMNPIGPGGNRPNFPMGPGPDGPMGTMGAMEPHHMNGSLGSGDMDGLPKNSPNMGGMSNPPGTPRDDGEMGGNFLNPFQSESASRTALGHAGPLVKAELPDAVCGLDRKQRHRKSLLSNPAPCLSDFLSGSGQ